The Parambassis ranga chromosome 1, fParRan2.1, whole genome shotgun sequence genome includes a region encoding these proteins:
- the sun2 gene encoding SUN domain-containing protein 2: protein MSRRSSRLVSGGYYNSDEESDSSSVTNISYRENPVKVFKKKSGKKAGSRTSSRANSNASSPAPETPVSTGLSLSPLSSQSESTPRTTPCIPPVATPRPALSQTATHCTSVPPEKSPYTGLCSPSRPELHCRPSHKELSQSAVDSSGYSSSEGTSRKPILATGSTSRASSTSGTPSTGYGSRISSAFTSLIDSASLTAAAVHSKVLDVTALANNSFSSRTKKACGLFLLFLIVLLCIWLLLPLFASFISRMTASKTSSQTQPKSQPVIPASPPPQPSIIYSTPVADPAVVSAAVDKKMQHVLVELQQKQEHLLSQMKKTLQLDVQVIKAKLEAADSDSRLRLEQEVAGLGRQMADYQTDSHSAAASLSLKIQNLEAQNAKLSQELSAIQLMPPPAPCPEPSTAPVINHLTPELLQAMEKWLTDRIKEQDAIRLADKGSCSDCQHPMADKMADFALETQGASVISTRCSETYRIRSACVTLFGFPLWYPSESPRTVIQGYPVLLPGKCWAFHGVQGTLVISLSHPVTITHVTLDHLPRYNSPTGRIDSAPKDFEVYGMKNDTEEGTLLGTFMYDENGESTQTFKLPNPSDVVYRFVELRVLTNWGQVEYTCLYRFRVHGKIAST, encoded by the exons atgTCTCGTAGGAGTTCTCGCCTGGTGTCTGGTGGCTACTACAATTCAGATGAAGAATCTGACTCCAGTAGTGTGACAAACATATCCTACCGTGAAAACCCTGTCAA ggtTTTTAAGAAGAAATCAGGGAAGAAAGCCGGCTCCCGTACTTCCAGTAGAGCCAATAGCAATGCTAGCTCTCCTGCCCCTGAGACACCAGTCTCTACAG GTCTAAGTCTGAGTCCCTTGAGCAGTCAGAGCGAGTCTACGCCGAGGACAACACCTTGCATCCCCCCTGTGGCCACCCCTCGTCCTGCCCTGAGTCAGACAGCCACACACTGCACATCAGTACCTCCAGAAAAGAGCCCTTACACCGGACTATGCAGCCCCAGCAGGCCAGAATTGCACTGCAGACCCAGCCACAAGGAGCTGAGTCAGAGCGCGGTGGACAGCTCTGGGTACTCGTCTTCTGAGGGCACTTCCAGGAAGCCTATACTTGCTACTGGCAGCACCAGCAGAGCCAGCAGTACCAGTGGCACTCCCAGTACTGGATATGGAAGCAGAATCAGCAGTGCCTTCACTAGTCTGATTG ACTCTGcttcactgacagcagcagcagtacatTCAAAAGTACTTGATGTGACAGCTCTAG CAAATAATTCATTCAGCAGTCGCACGAAGAAGGCTTGCggtcttttcctcctcttcctcatcgtACTTCTGT GTATTTGGTTGCTCCTTCCCTTGTTCGCTTCTTTCATCTCCCGCATGACTGCCTCAAAGACCTCTTCACAGACACAACCTAAGAGTCAACCTGTTAtccctgcctctcctcctcctcaaccaAGCATCATATATTCCACACCTGTGGCG GATCCAGCTGTTGTGTCAGCTGCTGTTGACAAAAAGATGCAGCATGTCCTG gtggagctgcagcagaagcaggAACACCTTCTTTCTCAG ATGAAGAAGACACTACAGCTGGACGTGCAGGTTATAAAAGCCAAGCTGGAGGCAGCAGACTCAGACAGTCGGCTGCGTCTGGAGCAGGAGGTTGCTGGGCTGGGCAGACAAATGGCAGACTATCAGACAGACAgccactctgctgctgcaagTCTCAGCCTCAAGATCCAAAATTTGGAGGCCCAGAATGCCAAG CTGTCCCAGGAATTATCAGCAATACAGCTCATGCCTCCTCCAGCCCCTTGCCCTGAACCTAGTACTGCCCCTGTCATAAACCATCTCACCCCAGAGCTCCTACAGGCCATGGAGAAGTGGCTCACTGACCGCATTAAG GAGCAGGATGCTATCAGGCTTGCTGACAAAGGGAGTTGCTCAGACTGTCAACATCCCATGGctgacaaaatggctgactttgCCCTTGAGACTCAAG gtgcCAGTGTGATCAGTACCAGGTGTTCAGAGACGTACCGTATTCGCTCAGCATGTGTGACCCTTTTTGGTTTCCCTCTTTGGTACCCGTCTGAAAGCCCGCGCACCGTTATTCAG GGTTACCCTGTGCTGCTTCCAGGGAAGTGTTGGGCATTTCACGGTGTCCAAGGGACTCtcgtcatctctctctctcaccctgtGACGATAACTCATGTGACACTGGACCACCTGCCGCGCTACAACTCCCCCACTGGTCGCATTGATTCTGCACCCAAAGACTTTGAAGTTTAT gggatgaaaaatgacacagaagAAGGGACGCTACTGGGGACATTCATGTATGATGAGAATGGAGAGTCGACACAGACGTTTAAGCTGCCT AACCCGAGTGACGTGGTTTATCGATTTGTGGAGCTGCGAGTTCTCACTAACTGGGGCCAGGTTGAATATACATGCCTTTACCGCTTCCGTGTGCACGGGAAGATCGCTTCCACATGA